In Amycolatopsis endophytica, the following are encoded in one genomic region:
- the rpiA gene encoding ribose-5-phosphate isomerase RpiA, with amino-acid sequence MHPSSDQDRAKWAAGIGAIETYVHDGMKLGLGSGTTSHWFVRALGEAVAKGLDVVGVPTSTATRDLAIEVGVPLTTLADAVRLDLTIDGADEIDHDGAMIKGGGACLLWERIVADASDRMVAVVDDGKVVPALGAFPLPIEVIPYEWESTRRSIARLLDRLGQPAAELVLRTRDAAPVVTDSGNYLIDAALTKIADPLALDAQLNWIPGVVENGLFTGIADEMVVGRADGTYDVRDCSSAPTARPSTTPRGDR; translated from the coding sequence ATGCATCCCAGCAGTGACCAGGACCGCGCCAAATGGGCCGCCGGTATCGGCGCGATCGAGACCTACGTCCACGACGGCATGAAACTGGGCCTTGGCTCGGGAACGACCTCCCACTGGTTCGTCCGGGCGCTCGGTGAGGCGGTGGCGAAGGGCCTCGACGTCGTCGGGGTGCCGACCTCCACCGCGACACGCGATCTCGCGATCGAGGTCGGAGTACCGCTGACCACGCTCGCCGACGCGGTGCGACTGGACCTCACCATCGACGGTGCCGACGAGATCGACCACGATGGCGCCATGATCAAGGGCGGCGGCGCCTGCCTGCTGTGGGAGCGCATCGTGGCCGACGCCTCCGACCGGATGGTCGCGGTCGTGGACGACGGCAAGGTCGTGCCCGCACTCGGCGCGTTCCCGCTGCCGATCGAGGTCATCCCCTACGAGTGGGAGTCCACCCGGCGCTCGATCGCCCGGCTGCTCGACCGACTCGGCCAGCCCGCCGCCGAGCTGGTGCTGCGGACCCGCGACGCCGCGCCCGTGGTCACCGACAGCGGGAACTACCTGATCGACGCCGCGTTGACGAAGATCGCCGACCCGCTTGCCCTCGATGCCCAGCTGAACTGGATCCCCGGTGTGGTCGAAAACGGCCTGTTCACCGGAATAGCGGACGAGATGGTCGTCGGCCGCGCCGACGGCACCTACGACGTCCGAGACTGCAGCAGCGCGCCCACCGCGCGCCCGTCCACGACCCCGCGAGGTGACCGATGA
- the xylB gene encoding xylulokinase — MLIGIDLGTSACKVIAVSATGEVVAKALRDYPVHTTRPGWAEQDPADWWTAADQALAAVTAELPEGGREVAGIGLCGQMHGLTALDAAGVPLRRAILWNDQRAAPQCEWITERAGGLDELLRMTRNRMLPGFTGGKIVWFREHEPENFARTRRILNPKDYLRFRLTGDYATDVSDASGTGLFDVAHRRWSDELLGLLDIDRALLPDVVESVEATGTVLPELAARWHIPANTPVFGGGGDAVIQTTAMGLLDAGPVGFTIGTAGIVAGGASQCPGNPGGRVQISCGNEPGRWHVMGVSLSAGGAFQWLRDALAPATAADPVTLERLSKLARDIGPGSEGLLFLPYLLGERSPHVAPAASASWVGLTPMHHLGHLARSVMEGVVLNMREILEVCLQAGLPCDRVVASGGATKESLWLQILADVLDRETVTVTGVAEGGAYGAALAAGVGVGWWADLAEAVGLLAVDQTFTPDPAAVTTYDEIFGRHRRLYEGLRPLFPDPVPA; from the coding sequence ATGCTGATCGGTATCGACCTGGGCACCTCGGCGTGCAAGGTCATCGCGGTGTCGGCGACGGGTGAAGTGGTCGCCAAGGCACTGCGCGACTACCCGGTGCACACCACCAGACCCGGCTGGGCGGAGCAGGACCCCGCCGACTGGTGGACGGCCGCGGACCAGGCACTGGCCGCGGTCACCGCGGAGCTGCCCGAGGGTGGCCGGGAGGTCGCGGGAATCGGCCTGTGCGGGCAGATGCACGGGCTGACCGCGCTCGACGCCGCGGGCGTTCCGTTGCGCCGGGCCATCCTGTGGAACGACCAGCGGGCCGCGCCCCAGTGCGAGTGGATCACCGAACGCGCCGGCGGGCTCGACGAGCTGCTGCGCATGACGCGCAACCGGATGCTGCCGGGTTTCACGGGTGGCAAGATCGTGTGGTTCCGCGAGCACGAGCCGGAGAACTTCGCCCGCACCCGCCGGATCCTCAACCCCAAGGACTACCTGCGGTTCAGGCTCACCGGCGACTACGCGACCGATGTCTCCGACGCGTCGGGAACCGGCCTGTTCGACGTCGCCCACCGCCGCTGGTCCGACGAACTGCTGGGGCTGCTGGACATCGACCGGGCGCTGCTGCCCGATGTCGTCGAGTCCGTCGAGGCGACCGGCACCGTGCTGCCGGAGCTCGCCGCCCGGTGGCACATCCCCGCGAACACCCCGGTGTTCGGAGGTGGCGGCGACGCGGTCATCCAGACCACGGCGATGGGTTTGCTCGATGCCGGGCCGGTCGGGTTCACGATCGGCACCGCCGGGATCGTCGCCGGCGGTGCGTCGCAGTGCCCCGGCAACCCCGGCGGGCGGGTGCAGATCTCCTGCGGCAACGAGCCGGGGCGCTGGCACGTCATGGGCGTTTCGCTCAGTGCCGGCGGGGCGTTCCAGTGGTTGCGGGACGCGCTGGCCCCGGCCACCGCCGCCGACCCGGTCACGCTGGAGCGGCTGTCGAAGCTGGCCCGCGACATCGGCCCGGGCTCGGAGGGCCTGTTGTTCCTGCCCTACCTGCTCGGCGAACGTTCCCCGCACGTGGCCCCGGCGGCCTCGGCGAGCTGGGTCGGTCTCACCCCGATGCACCACCTCGGTCACCTCGCGCGCAGCGTGATGGAAGGGGTCGTGCTGAACATGCGCGAGATCCTCGAGGTCTGTCTGCAGGCCGGGCTCCCCTGCGACCGGGTGGTGGCCTCGGGCGGCGCCACCAAGGAGTCGCTGTGGCTGCAGATCCTCGCCGACGTCCTGGACAGGGAGACCGTCACCGTCACCGGAGTCGCCGAGGGCGGCGCCTACGGTGCCGCACTGGCCGCCGGAGTCGGCGTCGGGTGGTGGGCCGATCTCGCCGAGGCCGTCGGGCTCCTGGCCGTGGACCAGACGTTCACTCCCGACCCGGCCGCCGTCACGACCTACGACGAGATCTTCGGCCGCCACCGGCGTCTGTACGAGGGCCTGCGCCCCCTGTTCCCGGACCCGGTGCCCGCGTGA
- a CDS encoding MIP/aquaporin family protein, with translation MGSIFVSELIGTALLVLLGCGVVANVALTGSKGHGGGWLLVNFGWGLAVFAGVYTAARSGAHLNPAVTLGLWIAGQDFAPGVSPGFAHAAVYAGGQLTGAMAGAILVFLAYKKHFDAETDPGAVLGVFATGPAIRTPAWNVLTEAVATFVLVYVVLVLGGTPSGLGPLAVALLVVGIGASLGGPTGYALNPARDLGPRIIHAALRLGRKGGSDWAYAWIPVIGPFLGGLVAGLLYHISPMPL, from the coding sequence ATGGGGAGCATCTTCGTCTCGGAGCTGATCGGCACGGCGCTGCTCGTGCTGCTCGGCTGCGGGGTCGTCGCCAACGTGGCCCTGACCGGGTCGAAGGGACACGGCGGAGGCTGGCTGCTGGTCAACTTCGGCTGGGGTCTCGCGGTGTTCGCCGGGGTCTACACCGCCGCCCGCTCCGGCGCCCACCTCAACCCCGCCGTCACGCTCGGGCTCTGGATCGCCGGACAGGACTTCGCCCCCGGGGTCTCCCCCGGTTTCGCGCACGCCGCCGTCTACGCCGGTGGTCAGCTGACCGGGGCGATGGCCGGCGCCATCCTCGTGTTCCTGGCCTACAAGAAGCACTTCGACGCCGAAACCGACCCCGGGGCGGTGCTGGGCGTGTTCGCCACCGGCCCGGCGATCCGCACGCCCGCGTGGAACGTCCTGACGGAAGCCGTCGCCACCTTCGTCCTGGTCTACGTGGTGCTGGTCCTGGGTGGCACGCCGTCCGGCCTCGGTCCGCTCGCCGTCGCACTGCTCGTCGTCGGCATCGGCGCCTCGCTCGGCGGCCCGACCGGCTACGCCCTCAACCCCGCGCGCGACCTCGGTCCGCGCATCATCCACGCCGCGCTCCGGCTCGGCCGCAAGGGCGGGTCCGACTGGGCCTACGCGTGGATCCCGGTGATCGGACCGTTCCTGGGCGGCCTCGTCGCCGGTTTGCTCTACCACATCAGTCCGATGCCACTGTGA
- a CDS encoding SDR family NAD(P)-dependent oxidoreductase produces the protein MSTTPTLSAFSLSGRTAVVTGGAQGIGEAIVTGLRDSGARVFIADINPEVGEATAQRLGVDFVAADVTDSDAVEAAFDHVVSTAGRIDIAVNNAGIVHNHPSESLADDDWRKVLAVNLDGVFYCCRAAGSRMLAQGAGAIVNTGSMSGHISNFPQAQSAYNAAKAGVIHLTKSLAGEWAGRGVRVNSVSPGYVGTELTQRGMDNAEWRRAWLAGTPMNRVATPSEIAPAVVFLASDAASFCTGTDLVVDGGYTVW, from the coding sequence ATGAGCACCACCCCCACCCTGTCCGCCTTCTCCCTCTCCGGCCGTACGGCCGTCGTCACCGGCGGTGCCCAGGGCATCGGCGAAGCCATCGTCACCGGGTTGCGCGACTCCGGTGCCCGCGTGTTCATCGCCGACATCAACCCCGAGGTCGGCGAGGCCACTGCCCAGCGGCTCGGCGTCGACTTCGTGGCCGCGGACGTGACCGACTCCGACGCCGTCGAGGCCGCGTTCGACCACGTCGTCAGCACTGCCGGACGGATCGACATCGCCGTCAACAACGCCGGCATCGTCCACAACCACCCCAGCGAATCGCTCGCCGACGACGACTGGCGCAAGGTGCTCGCGGTGAACCTGGACGGCGTCTTCTACTGCTGCCGCGCGGCGGGGTCCCGGATGCTCGCCCAGGGCGCCGGGGCCATCGTCAACACCGGCAGCATGAGCGGGCACATCAGCAACTTCCCGCAGGCCCAGTCCGCCTACAACGCGGCCAAGGCGGGTGTCATCCACTTGACGAAGTCGCTGGCAGGGGAATGGGCGGGCCGCGGTGTCCGGGTCAACTCCGTCTCCCCCGGCTACGTGGGCACCGAACTGACCCAGCGCGGGATGGACAACGCGGAGTGGCGCCGCGCGTGGCTCGCGGGCACCCCGATGAACCGGGTCGCCACGCCGTCCGAGATCGCGCCCGCGGTGGTCTTCCTGGCCTCCGACGCGGCCAGCTTCTGCACCGGCACCGATCTCGTGGTCGACGGCGGCTACACCGTCTGGTGA
- the lpdA gene encoding dihydrolipoyl dehydrogenase, producing the protein MSAHFDVVVLGAGPGGYVAAIRASQLGLKTAIVEEKYWGGVCLNVGCIPSKALLRNAELAHLVTKEAKTFGISSDGPITFDYGAAFDRSRTVAEGRVKGVHFLMKKNNIQEFTGRGRFTDAHTIEVTGENGSETVTFDHCIIAAGATTKLLPGTRLSERVVTYEEQILERDLPGSIVIAGAGAIGVEFAYVMHNYGVDVTIVEFLDRMVPLEDADVSKELAKRYKKLGIKVLTGTKVESIDDSGDKVKVTVSSNGSQQTLEADKVLQAIGFQPRVEGYGLENTGVELTERRAIAIDGHCRTSVPHIFAIGDVTAKLMLAHAAESMGVVAAETIGGAETMELDYPMIPRATYCQPQVASFGLTEAQAREQGYDVQVAKFPFTANGKAHGLADPAGFVKILSDAKYGELLGAHLIGPDVTELLPELTLAQQWDLTVHEVARNVHAHPTLGEAVKEAIHGLAGHMINM; encoded by the coding sequence ATGAGTGCGCATTTCGACGTTGTGGTGCTGGGGGCCGGTCCCGGCGGGTATGTCGCGGCGATCCGGGCTTCGCAGCTCGGCCTGAAAACGGCGATCGTCGAGGAGAAGTACTGGGGCGGCGTGTGCCTGAACGTCGGGTGCATCCCGTCGAAGGCGCTGCTGCGCAACGCGGAGCTCGCCCATCTGGTCACGAAGGAGGCCAAGACCTTCGGGATCAGTTCGGACGGGCCGATCACCTTCGACTACGGCGCCGCGTTCGACCGCAGCCGCACGGTCGCGGAGGGTCGCGTCAAGGGCGTGCACTTCCTGATGAAGAAGAACAACATCCAGGAGTTCACCGGGCGCGGCAGGTTCACCGACGCGCACACCATCGAGGTCACCGGTGAGAACGGCAGCGAGACGGTCACCTTCGACCACTGCATCATCGCCGCCGGTGCCACCACCAAGCTGCTGCCGGGCACGCGGCTGTCCGAGCGCGTGGTGACCTACGAGGAGCAGATCCTCGAGCGCGACCTGCCGGGCAGCATCGTCATCGCCGGCGCCGGCGCGATCGGCGTCGAGTTCGCCTATGTGATGCACAACTACGGCGTCGACGTCACGATCGTCGAGTTCCTGGACCGCATGGTGCCGCTCGAGGACGCCGACGTGTCCAAGGAACTGGCCAAGCGCTACAAGAAGCTCGGCATCAAGGTGCTGACCGGCACCAAGGTCGAGAGCATCGACGACAGCGGTGACAAGGTCAAGGTCACCGTCTCCAGCAATGGCAGTCAGCAGACTCTGGAAGCCGACAAGGTCCTGCAGGCGATCGGTTTCCAGCCGCGTGTCGAGGGCTACGGCCTGGAGAACACCGGCGTCGAGCTGACCGAGCGCCGCGCCATCGCCATCGACGGCCACTGCCGCACCAGCGTGCCGCACATCTTCGCGATCGGTGACGTGACCGCGAAGCTGATGCTGGCGCATGCCGCCGAATCCATGGGCGTCGTGGCGGCCGAAACGATCGGCGGCGCGGAGACCATGGAACTCGACTACCCGATGATCCCGCGTGCCACGTACTGCCAGCCGCAGGTCGCCAGCTTCGGCCTCACCGAGGCGCAGGCGCGCGAACAGGGCTACGACGTGCAGGTCGCCAAGTTCCCCTTCACCGCCAACGGCAAGGCCCACGGCTTGGCCGACCCGGCCGGCTTCGTCAAGATCCTGTCCGACGCGAAGTACGGCGAACTGCTCGGCGCGCACCTGATCGGGCCGGACGTGACCGAGCTGCTGCCGGAGCTGACGCTGGCCCAGCAGTGGGACCTGACGGTGCACGAGGTGGCCCGCAACGTCCACGCGCACCCCACCCTCGGCGAAGCGGTCAAGGAAGCCATCCACGGCCTCGCCGGACACATGATCAACATGTGA
- a CDS encoding histidine phosphatase family protein, which yields MGAIYLIRHGQASFGAADYDKLSSTGIEQGSVAGAELLRRKTAFTEGRTGSMARQRATAEIVLDWLGAGALVKEDPRWNEYDHVDIVARHGGGVPQDPADPRGYQEVLEASLAAWVRAGDASPCAETWPRFSERVRGALADLVGVLRKGESAVVFTSGGVIGTLAGHLLGVPETGLLQLNRVTVNCGITKLVSGRGGVTLVSFNEHAHFEGRAARLLTYR from the coding sequence ATGGGTGCGATCTACCTGATCCGGCACGGTCAGGCCTCCTTCGGTGCGGCCGACTACGACAAGCTGTCCAGCACCGGGATCGAACAGGGTTCGGTGGCCGGCGCCGAACTCCTCCGCCGCAAGACCGCCTTCACCGAGGGCCGCACCGGGTCGATGGCCCGTCAGCGCGCCACCGCCGAGATCGTCCTGGACTGGCTCGGGGCGGGCGCGCTGGTGAAGGAGGACCCGCGCTGGAACGAGTACGACCACGTCGACATCGTCGCCCGGCACGGCGGCGGCGTGCCGCAGGACCCGGCCGATCCGCGCGGCTACCAGGAGGTGCTGGAAGCCTCGCTGGCCGCGTGGGTCCGCGCCGGTGACGCGAGCCCGTGCGCGGAGACGTGGCCGCGGTTCTCCGAGCGCGTGCGCGGCGCGCTGGCCGACCTGGTCGGCGTGCTGCGCAAGGGGGAGAGCGCGGTCGTGTTCACCTCCGGCGGCGTGATCGGCACGCTCGCCGGTCACCTGCTCGGTGTACCCGAGACGGGGCTGCTGCAGCTCAACCGGGTGACCGTGAACTGCGGCATCACGAAGCTGGTGTCCGGGCGCGGAGGCGTCACGCTGGTGTCGTTCAACGAGCACGCGCACTTCGAGGGGCGAGCGGCGCGGCTGCTCACGTACCGCTGA
- a CDS encoding TetR/AcrR family transcriptional regulator — MTDSEPRWRRLEPDERREQILACAARLFGERPYAEVSTSDIAAAAGVARGLINHYFGTKRQLYLAVLRRTVTIPPAALVVVTDGPLEEKVRVAVDWFLTLVTRQGRTWLVATAPEGLGSDPEVEEILVEAERRSAARVLEALGVKVDSVHAETVNALVRAFGGMVKAAGREWLLRGVLDREQVQALLTRTLVTLIEDVFPEVSGT, encoded by the coding sequence ATGACGGACTCCGAGCCCCGGTGGCGAAGACTCGAACCGGACGAACGCAGGGAGCAGATCCTCGCCTGCGCGGCCCGGCTGTTCGGTGAGCGCCCGTACGCCGAGGTGTCCACATCAGACATCGCCGCCGCGGCGGGTGTGGCGCGGGGGCTGATCAACCACTATTTCGGCACCAAACGCCAGCTCTACCTGGCCGTGCTGCGCCGCACCGTGACGATTCCGCCCGCGGCGCTCGTCGTCGTCACCGACGGCCCGCTCGAAGAGAAGGTGCGGGTCGCCGTCGACTGGTTCCTCACGCTCGTCACGAGGCAGGGCCGGACCTGGCTGGTGGCCACCGCACCCGAGGGGCTCGGCAGCGATCCGGAGGTCGAGGAGATCCTCGTGGAAGCCGAACGCCGTTCGGCGGCGCGCGTGCTGGAAGCACTCGGGGTCAAGGTCGACAGCGTGCACGCCGAGACGGTCAACGCGCTCGTGCGCGCCTTCGGCGGCATGGTCAAGGCAGCAGGCCGGGAGTGGCTGCTGCGCGGGGTCCTCGACCGCGAACAGGTGCAGGCGCTGCTGACCCGGACGCTCGTGACCCTGATCGAGGATGTGTTCCCCGAGGTCAGCGGTACGTGA
- a CDS encoding LacI family DNA-binding transcriptional regulator gives MSDRPHVTLEDVARTAEVSLATASRAINGTTRVRDDLRERVLSAAAELAYTPNAHAQALAGASRRTVGVVCHDISDPYFAALTRGAMRVADRHGLVVMLAGTFADPDKELACVSALRAQRASAIVLTGSAFENRSWERAMAAELEPYRRGGGRVAVVTRHRSLRADTVSPENRGGARAMAEAMHRLGHRRFAVVTGPAHLTTVADRVAGFREALAGLGIELSERDLFEGSFDRDGGREATAALLAAKHKATCVLTVADVMAVGAIGALREAGLSVPDDVSVTGFDDIPLARDLTPPLTTVALPLERLGEEAMELALDAGGGSRGRVRRIPGEVLLRSSTAKPRRRRRS, from the coding sequence ATGAGCGACCGGCCACACGTGACGCTCGAGGACGTCGCGAGGACCGCCGAAGTCTCACTCGCGACCGCGTCCCGCGCGATCAACGGCACCACGAGAGTGCGCGACGACCTGCGGGAGCGTGTCCTGTCCGCCGCCGCGGAACTGGCCTACACCCCCAACGCCCACGCCCAGGCGCTGGCCGGTGCCTCGCGGCGCACCGTGGGCGTGGTCTGCCACGACATCAGCGACCCCTACTTCGCCGCCCTCACCCGCGGGGCGATGCGCGTGGCCGACCGGCACGGCCTGGTCGTGATGCTCGCGGGCACCTTCGCCGATCCGGACAAGGAGCTGGCCTGCGTCTCGGCGCTGCGGGCGCAACGGGCGTCGGCGATCGTGCTGACCGGGTCGGCGTTCGAGAACCGGTCCTGGGAGCGGGCGATGGCCGCCGAACTGGAGCCGTACCGGCGTGGTGGTGGCCGGGTGGCGGTGGTGACGAGGCACCGCTCGCTGCGGGCGGACACGGTTTCGCCGGAGAACCGCGGCGGTGCGCGGGCGATGGCCGAGGCCATGCACCGGCTCGGGCACCGCCGGTTCGCGGTCGTCACGGGGCCGGCGCACCTGACCACAGTGGCCGATCGCGTCGCCGGGTTCCGCGAGGCCCTGGCCGGCCTGGGAATCGAACTGTCCGAACGCGACCTGTTCGAGGGCTCCTTCGACCGCGACGGCGGCCGCGAGGCCACGGCGGCACTGCTGGCCGCGAAACACAAGGCGACGTGCGTGCTGACCGTGGCGGACGTGATGGCCGTCGGCGCGATCGGCGCCCTGCGCGAGGCCGGGTTGTCCGTGCCGGACGACGTGTCGGTCACCGGGTTCGACGACATCCCGCTCGCCCGCGACCTGACCCCGCCGCTGACCACGGTCGCGCTCCCGCTGGAACGACTCGGCGAAGAGGCGATGGAACTGGCACTCGACGCCGGCGGCGGTTCCCGCGGCAGGGTGCGGCGCATCCCCGGTGAGGTACTGCTGCGCTCCAGCACGGCGAAACCCCGGCGACGGCGTCGCTCGTGA
- a CDS encoding SDR family oxidoreductase — translation MGGVAVVTGAGSGIGRHVAQALLGAGYRVALTGRRADALRETAAGAADALVHPADIADPAQVTALFDAVSSRWGRVDVLFNNAGTFGPAGDPDDIPVEAWQQTVAVNLTGAFLCAREAFRLMKHQDPRGGRIINNGSISAYAPRPGSVAYTATKHAITGLTKSLSLDGRPHDIACGQIDIGNAATEMTAGIARGARQADGRELPEPTFEARHVAEAVLYMAGLPLAANVQFMTVTATKMPFIGRG, via the coding sequence ATGGGTGGGGTCGCCGTGGTGACGGGCGCGGGCTCGGGCATCGGGCGTCACGTGGCTCAGGCGCTGCTGGGAGCCGGTTACCGGGTGGCGTTGACCGGGCGCAGGGCCGACGCGCTGCGCGAGACCGCCGCCGGTGCTGCCGACGCGCTCGTGCACCCGGCCGACATCGCTGATCCCGCCCAGGTCACTGCGCTGTTCGACGCGGTGTCGTCCCGTTGGGGACGGGTGGACGTGTTGTTCAACAACGCCGGCACGTTCGGCCCGGCGGGCGACCCGGACGACATTCCGGTCGAGGCGTGGCAGCAGACCGTCGCCGTGAACCTGACCGGCGCCTTCCTGTGCGCGCGTGAGGCGTTCCGGCTGATGAAGCACCAGGACCCGCGCGGTGGCCGCATCATCAACAACGGATCGATCTCGGCGTACGCCCCGCGCCCCGGAAGCGTGGCGTACACGGCGACGAAGCACGCCATCACGGGCCTGACGAAGTCCCTGTCACTCGACGGACGCCCCCACGACATCGCGTGTGGCCAAATCGACATCGGCAACGCGGCCACGGAGATGACCGCGGGCATCGCGAGAGGCGCCCGTCAGGCCGACGGCCGTGAGCTGCCCGAACCCACCTTCGAGGCCAGACACGTGGCGGAGGCCGTGCTGTACATGGCCGGCCTCCCGCTGGCCGCGAACGTGCAGTTCATGACGGTCACGGCCACGAAAATGCCGTTCATCGGCAGAGGTTGA
- a CDS encoding HAD family hydrolase: MTRAVVLDLDGTLVDSAPDIARALSTALAAHDLPGIAPDRVRGLLGGGAAELVRGALGAVGGDPALTDVVLETYSRAYRAQPAAATTVHADAREALQALRYQGIRIGICTNKRTGLSHDVLAGTGLAELVDVVVGIDAVAAGKPDPGHLTAVLTALEVSPADAVYVGDTGIDALTAQRAGVAYRHVSWGHRVPGVITIDTFGALVEGPADKEFHASQQ; encoded by the coding sequence GTGACCCGGGCGGTGGTGCTCGACCTGGACGGAACCTTGGTCGACAGTGCCCCCGACATCGCCCGTGCGCTCAGCACGGCACTGGCCGCTCACGATCTGCCCGGGATCGCTCCCGACCGGGTCCGGGGTCTCCTCGGTGGCGGCGCCGCGGAGCTCGTGCGCGGGGCGCTCGGCGCCGTCGGCGGTGATCCCGCACTCACCGATGTGGTGCTGGAGACCTATTCCCGCGCCTACCGCGCCCAACCGGCCGCGGCGACCACCGTGCACGCCGACGCCCGCGAAGCGCTCCAAGCCTTGCGGTATCAGGGAATCCGCATCGGGATCTGCACCAACAAGCGCACCGGTCTCTCCCACGACGTCCTGGCCGGGACCGGGCTCGCCGAGCTGGTCGACGTCGTCGTCGGCATCGACGCGGTCGCGGCGGGCAAGCCCGATCCCGGGCACCTCACGGCCGTGCTGACCGCATTGGAGGTCTCCCCCGCCGACGCGGTGTACGTCGGTGACACCGGGATCGACGCGCTCACCGCGCAGCGCGCCGGGGTGGCCTACCGCCACGTGTCCTGGGGCCACCGGGTCCCCGGCGTCATCACCATCGACACCTTCGGCGCTCTGGTCGAAGGCCCAGCGGACAAGGAGTTCCATGCATCCCAGCAGTGA
- a CDS encoding NADP-dependent oxidoreductase, with the protein MRAAAFTTPGGPEVLGTTDIPDPRPGPGQVRVRVRAAGVQPFDAAVQAGWEPPYAKGLGWPRIPGNEFAGVVDQVGDGAGWAVGAEVLGYNVLGCYAEYVVVGADQVTAKPAGMPWTVAGGFTAGTQTAYLALRQLGVSPGDTVLIHAAAGSVGTAAVQLARRWGATVIGTASEANQSYVRSLGATPVVYGEGLAERVRTLSPGGVHAALDGAGGAALDVSLALVKEPGRVLTLADHDRAESLGVQLVRGQRSADRLAELAGMYDRGELTFLVRRTYPLDQAAEAHREIETGHGRGKVVLTV; encoded by the coding sequence ATGAGGGCAGCAGCGTTCACCACGCCGGGTGGGCCCGAAGTGCTCGGAACCACGGACATCCCGGATCCGCGGCCGGGTCCGGGGCAGGTCCGGGTGCGTGTGCGAGCGGCGGGGGTCCAGCCGTTCGACGCGGCGGTGCAGGCGGGCTGGGAACCGCCGTACGCGAAGGGGCTCGGCTGGCCGCGGATCCCCGGGAACGAGTTCGCCGGAGTGGTGGACCAGGTCGGCGATGGCGCCGGGTGGGCGGTGGGTGCCGAGGTGCTCGGCTACAACGTCCTGGGGTGCTACGCCGAGTACGTGGTGGTCGGGGCGGACCAGGTCACCGCGAAGCCGGCGGGCATGCCGTGGACCGTCGCGGGCGGGTTCACCGCGGGGACGCAGACGGCGTACCTCGCGTTGCGGCAGCTGGGAGTTTCACCCGGCGACACGGTGCTCATCCACGCGGCAGCCGGTTCGGTGGGTACGGCGGCGGTCCAGCTCGCGCGGCGCTGGGGAGCGACGGTGATCGGCACCGCGAGCGAGGCGAACCAGTCGTACGTGCGCTCGCTCGGTGCGACGCCGGTCGTGTACGGGGAGGGGCTGGCGGAGCGGGTGCGAACGCTTTCGCCCGGTGGTGTGCACGCGGCCCTGGACGGGGCGGGCGGCGCGGCTCTGGACGTTTCACTCGCCCTGGTGAAGGAGCCAGGGCGAGTGCTCACCCTGGCGGACCACGACCGGGCCGAGTCGCTGGGGGTCCAGCTGGTGCGCGGTCAACGGTCGGCCGACCGGCTGGCGGAGCTGGCCGGGATGTACGACCGCGGCGAACTGACCTTCCTGGTCCGGCGGACGTACCCCCTGGACCAGGCGGCCGAGGCGCACCGGGAAATCGAGACCGGGCACGGGCGTGGGAAGGTCGTGTTGACGGTGTAG